The proteins below come from a single Gavia stellata isolate bGavSte3 chromosome 8, bGavSte3.hap2, whole genome shotgun sequence genomic window:
- the LOC104259238 gene encoding dnaJ homolog subfamily C member 15-like, whose product MEGAVASSEGLCYAEYARIPAGAGKGQAELDRGLARTMIAVGLGVATVAFAGHYAFHLWKPLEQAITETAKRISTSSLSSYYKGGVEQKMSRREDNLILGVSPSAGKAKIRTAHRRILILNRPDKGDHLT is encoded by the coding sequence ATGGAAGGAGCTGTGGCCTCCTCCGAGGGCCTGTGCTATGCCGAGTACGCCAGAATCCCTGCGGGCGCCGGCAAGGGCCAAGCCGAGCTGGACCGAGGGCTGGCCAGAACTATGATAGCTGTTGGACTTGGTGTTGCAACTGTTGCATTTGCAGGTCATTATGCTTTCCACCTTTGGAAACCATTGGAGCAGGCAATTACAGAGACAGCAAAGAGGATTTCAACCTCTAGTCTTTCATCGTACTATAAAGGAGGAGTTGAACAGAAAATGAGTAGGCGAGAAGATAATCTTATTTTAGGTGTAAGTCCATCTGCTGGCAAGGCCAAAATCAGAACAGCCCATAGAAGAATCTTGATTTTGAATCGTCCTGATAAAGGTGATCACCTTACttag